A genomic segment from Pirellulales bacterium encodes:
- a CDS encoding universal stress protein, giving the protein MPWLPKQCVIVPVDFSDEAFGALDAALEMVESTSALHVLYVLPVLDPAEPGVIWTTIDNSMRERHALDALREKLADKKYEGVRMNITFGDAGSEIAAFAKDQRADLIVLPSHGRTGLRHLLIGSVAENVIRLAHCPVLVLRW; this is encoded by the coding sequence GTGCCTTGGCTTCCCAAACAGTGCGTCATTGTGCCTGTGGATTTTTCCGACGAAGCGTTCGGCGCTTTGGATGCGGCGCTCGAAATGGTCGAGTCGACGTCCGCTCTGCATGTGCTTTACGTCCTGCCGGTGCTCGACCCGGCCGAACCGGGCGTCATTTGGACCACGATCGACAATTCGATGCGCGAACGTCACGCGCTCGACGCGCTGCGCGAAAAGCTGGCCGACAAGAAGTACGAGGGGGTGCGCATGAACATCACGTTCGGCGACGCTGGCAGCGAGATCGCCGCCTTTGCCAAGGACCAGCGCGCCGACCTGATCGTGCTCCCCTCGCACGGTCGTACCGGCCTGCGTCACCTGCTAATCGGATCGGTCGCCGAGAACGTGATCCGCCTGGCACATTGCCCGGTGCTGGTGCTGCGGTGGTAG
- a CDS encoding thioesterase family protein, which produces MTTEEDLLAGFPVILMLPVQWGDQDAMQHVNNVVYFRWCESARIAYFNQIGLADKRSPEHVGPILASIKCDFRRQLNFPDTIRIGARVARIGRTSLTMTHRVESQSQRAIVAEAESTLVVFDYASGKPHPVPDTLRKAIEKTEGRTFESGQ; this is translated from the coding sequence ATGACGACCGAAGAAGATCTGCTGGCTGGGTTCCCCGTGATTCTGATGCTGCCCGTGCAGTGGGGCGATCAGGATGCCATGCAGCACGTGAACAACGTGGTGTACTTCCGTTGGTGCGAATCGGCGCGGATCGCGTATTTCAACCAGATCGGCCTGGCGGACAAACGCTCGCCGGAACACGTAGGCCCGATCTTGGCGTCGATCAAATGCGACTTCCGCCGGCAACTGAATTTTCCCGACACGATTCGCATCGGCGCCCGTGTTGCGCGGATTGGCCGCACCAGCCTGACAATGACGCACCGCGTGGAAAGCCAGAGTCAGCGGGCAATCGTGGCCGAGGCCGAGTCAACGCTGGTCGTCTTCGATTACGCATCCGGCAAGCCACATCCCGTTCCGGACACCCTACGCAAGGCGATTGAAAAGACGGAAGGTCGCACGTTCGAGAGTGGGCAGTAG
- a CDS encoding NADH-quinone oxidoreductase subunit B family protein yields MSEPWIEGRFEENFAITTVEQAINWARQSSIWPMTFGLACCAIEMMAAGASRFDMDRFGAGAFRATPRQADLMIVAGTVTYKMASRVRRLYSLMPDPKFVIAMGACTVGGGPYFKYGYHVVKGVDLVVPVDVYVPGCPPRPEALLEGLMRIQDKIKGHHIARQASAAAGVKVEDELPLPHHSGYVDVEERVPVFDHQKITG; encoded by the coding sequence ATGAGCGAGCCTTGGATCGAGGGGCGGTTTGAAGAGAACTTTGCCATCACCACGGTCGAGCAGGCCATCAACTGGGCCCGCCAGTCGAGCATTTGGCCGATGACGTTCGGCTTGGCTTGCTGTGCGATCGAAATGATGGCCGCGGGCGCCAGCCGCTTCGACATGGACCGCTTCGGCGCTGGCGCCTTCCGCGCCACGCCGCGCCAGGCCGACTTGATGATCGTTGCCGGCACGGTGACCTACAAAATGGCCAGCCGTGTCCGCCGGCTCTACAGCCTAATGCCTGATCCGAAATTCGTCATAGCGATGGGTGCCTGCACCGTCGGCGGTGGCCCGTACTTCAAGTATGGCTACCACGTTGTGAAGGGTGTTGACCTGGTGGTGCCGGTGGATGTGTACGTCCCCGGCTGCCCTCCCCGCCCGGAAGCGCTGCTCGAAGGGCTGATGCGGATCCAGGACAAGATCAAAGGTCACCACATCGCTCGGCAGGCGTCAGCCGCCGCCGGCGTGAAGGTCGAGGACGAGTTGCCGTTGCCGCATCACTCGGGCTACGTCGACGTCGAGGAACGAGTCCCCGTGTTCGATCACCAGAAAATCACCGGCTAA
- a CDS encoding PHP domain-containing protein: MRRFSGLLTLILILTCAATASADAIERMRMERLRATHERVLALAGQRVPVELKSGFDDVRSLLHVHSAFSHDSRGTIEEILAAAKATGVRVIMFTEHPADHYDYFKDGHQGVKDGVLMIPGAETGGFLAYPTRSLKEDKTSTPQEFADLVRRDDGLIFLCHLEERMDWNITGLTGTEIYNTHADFMEETKFISSLKTPIGLLALIPAVKQFPQETFAALQDYPAGYLKKFDELCQQARHTGVSANDAHHNQAFRGRVTDDGKMQLDDALGKKLLTLDPAKVPLIKSMVSGKQPGDLVFELDLDPYERSFRHVSTHLLMKEVTHDSVWEALKTGRSYVAFDWMADPTGFVFRADRGGEGWTIGDEVPASGELRLQAAAPLPGTIKLVRNGKIIAEKEGALLDETVSEPGVYRVEVWLNLAGEPRPWILTSPIYVREATK, encoded by the coding sequence ATGCGACGATTTTCCGGCCTACTGACCTTGATCCTCATTCTGACTTGCGCTGCAACCGCGTCGGCCGACGCGATCGAGCGGATGCGCATGGAGCGGCTGCGCGCCACGCACGAACGGGTTTTGGCTCTGGCCGGGCAGCGCGTGCCCGTCGAATTGAAAAGCGGTTTCGACGACGTCCGCTCGCTGTTGCACGTTCACTCCGCGTTTTCGCATGATAGCCGAGGGACGATCGAAGAGATTCTCGCCGCGGCCAAGGCAACCGGCGTCCGCGTCATCATGTTTACCGAGCATCCGGCCGATCACTACGATTATTTCAAGGACGGCCATCAAGGCGTGAAAGATGGCGTGCTGATGATCCCCGGCGCCGAGACCGGCGGCTTTCTTGCCTATCCCACCCGCAGCCTGAAAGAAGACAAAACCAGCACGCCGCAGGAATTCGCCGATCTCGTGCGGCGCGATGATGGCTTGATCTTCCTTTGCCATCTGGAAGAACGGATGGACTGGAACATCACCGGGCTGACCGGAACCGAGATCTACAACACTCACGCCGATTTCATGGAAGAGACGAAATTCATTTCGTCGCTGAAAACGCCGATCGGTCTGCTGGCGCTAATCCCGGCCGTGAAGCAATTCCCGCAAGAGACTTTTGCCGCCCTGCAAGACTATCCGGCTGGTTACCTGAAAAAATTCGATGAGCTGTGCCAGCAGGCGCGGCACACGGGCGTATCCGCCAACGACGCCCATCACAACCAGGCCTTCCGCGGCCGTGTTACCGATGACGGCAAAATGCAACTCGATGATGCGCTCGGTAAGAAGCTGCTCACGCTCGACCCGGCCAAGGTGCCGCTAATCAAGTCGATGGTTTCGGGCAAGCAGCCGGGCGATCTGGTCTTCGAACTGGATCTTGATCCCTATGAGCGCAGTTTCCGTCATGTCAGCACCCATCTGCTGATGAAGGAAGTCACCCACGACAGCGTGTGGGAAGCCTTGAAGACGGGGCGCTCGTATGTGGCGTTCGACTGGATGGCCGACCCGACCGGTTTCGTCTTCCGTGCCGATCGTGGTGGCGAGGGCTGGACGATTGGCGACGAGGTGCCGGCCTCGGGCGAATTGCGTTTGCAGGCCGCGGCGCCACTGCCCGGCACCATCAAGCTCGTGCGTAACGGCAAGATCATTGCCGAAAAAGAGGGGGCTTTGCTGGATGAAACCGTCAGCGAGCCGGGCGTGTATCGCGTCGAAGTCTGGCTGAACCTGGCGGGCGAACCGCGTCCGTGGATCTTGACCAGCCCGATCTACGTGCGCGAGGCTACAAAATAA
- a CDS encoding TlpA disulfide reductase family protein, with protein MKRPILAAIATLYICAAAAGETPDTQPSTRLSVKAIDTDGSPVAGADVGLQPRIRAGLASHDGYDLLGWQLRWSKQQTDAAGTATIPLGGSSQRIFDKFCLVARHAERKLAVVSNIGTAQLDTPLCVTLLPERIVEGEVFCPELADRGMTIRGISVSVSCEGKTVLDCNSPHPEFRLSLPPGDFEFLIDGQTNTHAIKRPVHVDAGDGPLALGCIELQASNMALLVGQPAPEIPSIIAWKNGSPGTLAELRGKVVLLDFWGYWCGPCVSEMPKLFDLHDKYHGRGLVIIGVHADARYADEPPVNSPGELDNLMAERRNALWQGRDFPFPVAMIPSEIMQHRGGKIENRAMSAAAERYGVWSYPSYVLIDRQGKVAGQFRVDDEGIALLEKLLAEK; from the coding sequence GTGAAACGTCCCATTCTCGCGGCAATTGCTACACTTTACATCTGTGCCGCCGCGGCGGGAGAAACCCCCGATACGCAGCCGTCGACACGATTATCGGTAAAAGCGATTGATACCGACGGAAGCCCCGTTGCGGGTGCCGACGTTGGGCTGCAACCGCGCATCCGTGCAGGCCTCGCCAGCCACGATGGGTACGATTTACTCGGTTGGCAGCTTCGGTGGAGTAAACAGCAAACCGATGCGGCGGGAACGGCCACCATTCCTCTCGGTGGCAGCAGTCAGAGGATATTCGACAAATTCTGCCTTGTCGCGAGACACGCCGAGCGAAAACTGGCGGTGGTGTCGAACATCGGTACCGCGCAGCTCGACACTCCGCTATGCGTAACTCTTTTGCCGGAGCGCATCGTTGAGGGGGAAGTGTTCTGTCCGGAACTCGCCGATCGTGGCATGACGATCCGTGGAATTAGCGTCTCGGTCTCGTGTGAAGGTAAAACCGTGCTCGACTGCAATTCTCCACATCCAGAGTTCCGCTTGTCGTTGCCCCCCGGTGACTTCGAGTTTCTGATCGATGGCCAAACGAACACCCACGCTATAAAACGTCCCGTACACGTTGACGCCGGAGACGGGCCGCTTGCGCTTGGCTGCATCGAACTGCAGGCGTCCAACATGGCATTACTCGTCGGCCAGCCTGCACCTGAAATTCCTTCGATCATTGCTTGGAAGAATGGATCGCCGGGCACATTGGCCGAGTTGCGTGGCAAAGTCGTGCTGCTGGACTTTTGGGGATACTGGTGCGGTCCATGCGTGAGCGAAATGCCCAAGCTGTTCGACTTGCACGACAAGTATCATGGGCGTGGACTGGTCATAATCGGTGTTCATGCCGATGCTCGGTACGCCGACGAGCCACCAGTCAACTCGCCGGGCGAACTAGACAACCTGATGGCCGAACGTCGCAACGCGCTGTGGCAAGGTCGTGACTTTCCCTTCCCTGTTGCCATGATCCCCAGTGAGATCATGCAGCATCGCGGCGGCAAGATCGAGAACCGCGCGATGAGCGCTGCCGCCGAGCGTTACGGCGTCTGGTCGTATCCTTCTTACGTGCTCATTGACCGGCAAGGCAAAGTGGCCGGACAGTTTCGCGTCGATGATGAAGGAATCGCGCTCTTGGAAAAACTATTGGCCGAAAAATAG
- a CDS encoding DUF1559 domain-containing protein gives MIRASLWAVTFLASAFLAPSTAARAADTVDLSYVSSDAVAAVVLHPRQMLSAPELQHLPIEVAVAAGKQYLGVDLLDIDLAIGILGMSGLANWQPGMGAILHFSKPYDRSAVLAALGQGTAESTYLGKEYRRATTPDGYSLYFPDDRTLLIGTEPQLKRMMAADDVDTPLTKLLRQADALKTAVAVLDFATVRPLVISALQHMPPLPPELQPFLKTPELVKWIEVSFDFHGEMSLTAKFGAVDTDAAKEFKELAERAKALAREFVNTQLAGVMAGPQGDPTQAALGRYMQRTFGTLIDGIDVRVSDDQVHVTILQGNSAVSSTGMLVGLLLPAVQSAREAARRAQSMNNLKMIGLAMHNHLAATGRFPARAIRSKDDIPLLSWRVALLPYLEGEQGGALYKEFHLDEPWDSNHNRKLITRIPTVYANPNITEPGKTNYQAVAGEATFFGPFGPRKGLSARQVTDGLSNTIMVVEADPDQAIAWTRPSDLRLDPEKPLAGLGQARPGGFSALMADGSVRFLANTIDPAMFEALLTFAGGEPVSLP, from the coding sequence ATGATCCGCGCGTCACTTTGGGCCGTAACTTTTTTGGCCTCTGCGTTCCTGGCTCCATCGACCGCGGCGCGTGCCGCCGATACGGTCGATCTCTCCTATGTCAGCAGCGACGCCGTGGCCGCGGTTGTGCTGCATCCACGCCAGATGCTCTCGGCCCCTGAGCTTCAGCACCTGCCGATCGAGGTCGCGGTCGCGGCCGGAAAGCAATACTTGGGGGTCGATCTGCTCGATATCGATCTGGCCATAGGCATCCTCGGAATGTCAGGCCTGGCCAATTGGCAGCCTGGCATGGGGGCGATCCTGCACTTTTCCAAGCCTTACGATCGTAGCGCCGTACTCGCCGCGCTCGGCCAGGGAACCGCCGAATCGACTTACCTCGGCAAGGAGTACCGTCGCGCGACGACGCCCGATGGCTACAGCCTTTATTTTCCCGACGACCGAACGTTGCTAATCGGTACCGAGCCGCAATTGAAAAGGATGATGGCGGCCGACGACGTCGACACCCCCTTAACCAAGCTCTTGCGACAGGCCGATGCCTTGAAGACGGCGGTGGCCGTGCTCGATTTTGCCACAGTGCGGCCGCTGGTTATTTCGGCGCTGCAACATATGCCGCCGCTGCCGCCGGAGCTTCAGCCATTTTTGAAGACGCCCGAGCTGGTGAAATGGATCGAAGTCTCGTTCGATTTCCACGGCGAGATGAGCCTAACGGCAAAGTTCGGCGCTGTGGATACCGACGCGGCCAAGGAGTTCAAGGAACTGGCCGAACGTGCCAAGGCGCTCGCGCGCGAGTTCGTCAACACGCAACTGGCCGGCGTCATGGCCGGCCCTCAGGGTGATCCGACGCAGGCTGCGCTGGGAAGATATATGCAGCGCACTTTTGGTACCTTGATCGACGGCATCGACGTGCGCGTCTCCGATGACCAGGTTCATGTCACGATCTTGCAGGGCAACTCCGCCGTATCGTCAACGGGTATGCTTGTGGGCTTACTACTGCCGGCTGTGCAAAGCGCTCGCGAAGCAGCGCGTCGCGCCCAGTCCATGAACAATCTGAAGATGATCGGCCTGGCGATGCACAATCACCTGGCTGCGACGGGGCGTTTTCCAGCCCGGGCCATTCGTAGCAAGGATGACATTCCCCTGCTTAGCTGGCGGGTCGCTCTGCTTCCGTACTTAGAGGGGGAGCAAGGCGGGGCGCTCTACAAGGAATTTCACCTCGACGAGCCGTGGGATAGCAATCACAACCGAAAGCTGATCACGCGCATACCGACCGTGTATGCGAATCCCAACATTACCGAGCCCGGCAAGACGAACTATCAGGCCGTGGCGGGCGAGGCAACATTCTTCGGCCCCTTCGGGCCGCGCAAGGGGTTATCGGCGCGGCAAGTCACGGATGGCCTGTCGAACACAATCATGGTCGTCGAAGCCGACCCCGATCAGGCAATTGCCTGGACCCGGCCGAGCGACCTACGACTCGATCCGGAAAAGCCGCTCGCCGGATTGGGCCAGGCGCGACCCGGCGGATTCTCGGCCCTGATGGCAGATGGATCGGTAAGGTTCCTTGCCAACACGATCGATCCGGCGATGTTCGAGGCGCTGTTGACGTTTGCCGGAGGCGAACCAGTCTCGCTCCCCTAG
- a CDS encoding TlpA disulfide reductase family protein, producing MRAWAINFVVLAFLEMPAGADPVDEKPREHSQPLAVEVIDSDGRAVEGADVGLCAAVGEWARKQADKDGTQWHYWLHARTDITGRANLKDDEKLLRGCAVLARHEKRKISGCIAVDAGAIQRSVRLILKPEIEITAELHCEALASRGIKYLPAGVAVDLGRPRVLVVSSDSGRLRFSLPPGAYQLQFDTYLHRAEMVKRLLTVSAHDGPLDLGRIELTAVKAELLVGMPAPEVPDVVAWKNGPGRTLADLRGQVVLLDFWGHWCGSCVAEMPKLFELHDKYHDRGLSILGIHVDHADDPSERVDSVAKLDKELADSRRALWANRDIPFPVAMIVRDSDKYGNTIAGVAQHAVDTTYGIAVYPTHVLIDRRGKVIRTFVGGISYHEDGMDVLEKALAAE from the coding sequence ATGAGAGCATGGGCAATTAACTTTGTCGTCTTAGCGTTCCTCGAGATGCCGGCCGGCGCCGATCCGGTCGATGAAAAACCGCGCGAACATTCTCAGCCACTTGCCGTCGAGGTCATTGATAGTGACGGTCGAGCGGTCGAAGGGGCTGACGTTGGCTTATGCGCCGCCGTGGGGGAGTGGGCACGCAAGCAAGCGGACAAAGATGGCACGCAGTGGCACTACTGGTTGCATGCCCGCACTGACATTACCGGCCGCGCGAACTTGAAAGACGACGAGAAGTTGCTGCGCGGCTGCGCAGTTCTTGCACGCCATGAGAAGCGTAAGATTTCCGGCTGCATCGCTGTCGATGCCGGGGCGATCCAGCGGTCGGTCCGGCTGATATTAAAGCCCGAAATCGAAATCACGGCCGAGTTGCATTGCGAAGCGCTCGCATCGCGCGGCATTAAATACCTGCCGGCCGGCGTGGCCGTCGATCTCGGCCGGCCGCGCGTGCTGGTCGTTTCCAGTGACTCCGGCCGGCTGCGATTCTCGCTTCCGCCCGGCGCGTATCAATTGCAGTTCGACACTTATCTGCATCGCGCAGAAATGGTGAAGCGGTTGCTAACCGTCTCGGCGCATGATGGCCCACTCGATCTGGGGCGTATCGAACTCACGGCCGTGAAGGCGGAATTGCTTGTCGGTATGCCAGCCCCCGAGGTCCCGGATGTTGTCGCCTGGAAGAACGGGCCGGGCCGGACGCTTGCCGATTTGCGCGGACAGGTCGTGCTCCTCGATTTCTGGGGACATTGGTGCGGCTCGTGCGTCGCCGAGATGCCAAAGCTGTTCGAGCTGCACGACAAGTATCACGATCGCGGCCTGTCGATCCTGGGCATCCACGTCGACCACGCGGACGATCCGTCCGAGCGTGTCGACAGCGTCGCGAAGCTCGACAAAGAACTGGCCGACTCACGCCGGGCGCTATGGGCCAATCGCGACATTCCCTTTCCTGTCGCCATGATCGTGCGCGACAGCGACAAGTACGGCAACACGATTGCGGGCGTGGCCCAACATGCGGTCGATACCACGTACGGAATTGCCGTATACCCGACCCACGTTCTCATCGACCGCCGCGGCAAAGTCATCCGCACGTTCGTGGGCGGCATTTCTTACCACGAAGACGGAATGGACGTTCTGGAAAAGGCGCTCGCTGCCGAATAA
- the sufC gene encoding Fe-S cluster assembly ATPase SufC yields MINASSQSSRETLRIKDLHVSVAERQILRGVNLTIRRGETHALMGPNGSGKSTLGYAIMGHPSYEVTQGSIELETADGQLVNVLELDPNERARFGIFLAFQRPMSIPGVKMADFLRHATTNVRRPDRKEGEELLPMRDFRKELKAKMEQLRMDPEFARRYVNDGFSGGEMKRAEILQMAMLRPKFAILDETDSGLDVDAVRLASQSIAEIGGADMGILIITHHDKLLEHNRPDFTHVILGGRIVETGGAELAEELHQAGYDRIRSQYPDAAADEAAMTQEKTTTVAG; encoded by the coding sequence ATGATCAACGCCAGTAGCCAGTCCTCGCGAGAAACGCTTCGCATCAAAGACCTGCACGTCTCGGTGGCCGAGCGGCAGATTCTCCGCGGTGTCAATCTGACGATCCGCCGTGGCGAAACGCACGCCCTGATGGGGCCCAATGGCTCGGGCAAGAGCACACTGGGTTACGCCATCATGGGGCACCCCAGCTACGAAGTGACTCAGGGCTCGATCGAACTCGAGACGGCCGACGGCCAATTGGTCAACGTGCTGGAGTTGGATCCCAACGAGCGAGCGCGGTTCGGAATCTTCCTGGCATTTCAGCGGCCAATGTCGATCCCCGGCGTGAAAATGGCCGACTTTTTGCGTCATGCCACGACGAACGTTCGTCGGCCCGACCGCAAAGAGGGGGAAGAACTGCTGCCGATGCGCGACTTCCGCAAAGAGCTGAAGGCCAAGATGGAACAATTGCGGATGGACCCCGAGTTCGCCCGCCGCTATGTCAACGACGGCTTCTCGGGCGGCGAGATGAAGCGCGCCGAGATTCTGCAAATGGCCATGCTGCGGCCGAAGTTCGCCATTCTCGACGAGACCGACAGCGGCCTGGACGTCGACGCCGTGCGGTTGGCCAGCCAGAGCATCGCCGAAATCGGCGGCGCCGATATGGGCATTCTGATCATCACGCACCACGACAAGCTGCTCGAGCATAATCGGCCCGACTTCACGCACGTGATTTTGGGGGGCCGCATCGTCGAAACCGGCGGCGCCGAGTTGGCCGAGGAATTGCATCAGGCCGGCTACGATCGCATTCGCAGCCAGTACCCGGACGCTGCCGCGGACGAAGCGGCGATGACGCAAGAGAAGACCACGACCGTCGCGGGCTAA
- a CDS encoding replication-relaxation family protein gives MENTATSDDQVLDLMRRHGAMSVTQVARATSVTATAVRQRLTRLMGLGLIEREVATPDGGRASRGRPGHRYSLTEKARRQAGNNFPDLAIVLWDEIRGVKDPEVRRGLMDRIASAMAVMYRDRVRGSTLSARMESLKSLFGERRVPLDVDQVGLGEGQSGTRDSALPLLTVSECPYPELAEKDRGICAVEKMLFSKLLEQPVRLSHCRLDGHNCCQFETN, from the coding sequence ATGGAAAACACAGCGACTTCGGACGATCAGGTCTTGGACCTGATGCGACGTCACGGCGCGATGAGCGTCACGCAAGTAGCTCGTGCCACCAGTGTTACGGCTACAGCCGTGCGGCAACGGCTGACCCGATTGATGGGGCTGGGATTGATCGAGCGTGAAGTCGCGACGCCCGATGGCGGGCGGGCTAGCCGGGGGCGCCCCGGTCACCGCTATTCTCTCACCGAAAAAGCGCGGCGCCAGGCCGGCAATAATTTTCCGGATCTGGCCATCGTCCTGTGGGACGAAATTCGTGGCGTGAAAGACCCAGAGGTCCGCCGCGGATTAATGGATCGGATCGCCTCGGCCATGGCCGTGATGTATCGCGACCGGGTGCGTGGATCGACGCTGTCGGCCCGGATGGAATCGCTGAAATCGTTGTTTGGCGAGCGGCGCGTGCCGCTGGACGTCGACCAGGTAGGGCTGGGCGAAGGGCAATCGGGCACACGTGACTCGGCGCTGCCATTGCTGACCGTATCGGAATGCCCCTACCCTGAATTGGCGGAAAAGGATCGGGGCATTTGCGCGGTCGAGAAGATGTTGTTTTCCAAGCTGCTCGAGCAGCCGGTGCGCCTTTCGCACTGCCGCTTGGACGGCCATAATTGTTGCCAATTTGAAACCAATTGA